In Syntrophomonas wolfei subsp. wolfei str. Goettingen G311, a single window of DNA contains:
- a CDS encoding acetyl-CoA hydrolase/transferase C-terminal domain-containing protein: MSFADEYRKKLVSADEAVRIVKSGDWIDFGSFLGQVRTLDKALAKRKDELSDVKIWTCVNPYPTEVNVADPEGDSFIWHSWHMSGADRKVAKTKAVYYSSIVYSELPRYVREHIEPLAVAMLQVTPMDKHGYFNFGPQATHTRAVCDRAQKIIVEVNEKQPRCLGGYEEAIHISEVDYIVEGENQPLAQIPAPPLSEVDQKIAQLILEDMHDGCCVQLGIGGIPNAVGMMIADSDLKDLGCHTEMLVDAYVHMHEAGKLSGSKKQTDPGKMVYTFALGTQILYDFIDDNTKCAIYPVNYTNKPAISSLNDNLITINNAVEIDLYGQICAESSGFRQISGTGGQFDFVLAGYLSRGGKSFVCMPSSYKAADGSIKSRICPTLPPGGIVTDTRSMAPIIVTEYGKFQQKGMSVWQRAEGLIGIAHPDTRDELIKAAQEQGIWRRSNKIS, translated from the coding sequence ATGAGTTTTGCGGACGAATATAGAAAAAAGTTAGTATCAGCGGATGAGGCAGTAAGAATCGTAAAATCTGGAGACTGGATCGATTTTGGCTCCTTTTTAGGGCAGGTCAGAACCCTGGACAAGGCTTTAGCAAAACGCAAAGATGAACTAAGTGATGTTAAAATATGGACTTGCGTTAATCCCTATCCAACCGAAGTTAATGTGGCTGATCCAGAGGGTGACTCCTTTATCTGGCATAGCTGGCATATGTCCGGAGCGGATCGCAAGGTTGCAAAAACCAAAGCGGTTTATTATTCTTCGATAGTCTACTCGGAGCTTCCTCGTTATGTCCGGGAGCACATTGAGCCCCTGGCGGTAGCTATGCTGCAAGTTACTCCCATGGATAAACATGGATATTTCAATTTTGGACCCCAGGCTACCCACACCCGGGCAGTTTGCGACCGGGCTCAAAAGATTATTGTGGAAGTAAACGAAAAACAACCCCGTTGCCTGGGTGGCTATGAAGAGGCCATTCATATTTCGGAAGTTGATTATATTGTGGAAGGGGAAAACCAACCCCTGGCCCAGATTCCGGCTCCGCCGCTCAGCGAAGTAGATCAAAAGATTGCCCAACTTATTCTGGAAGATATGCATGACGGATGTTGTGTTCAGTTGGGAATTGGCGGTATTCCTAATGCAGTGGGCATGATGATTGCGGACTCTGACCTTAAGGATCTGGGTTGTCACACCGAAATGCTGGTAGATGCCTATGTCCATATGCATGAGGCAGGAAAGCTGAGTGGCAGTAAAAAACAAACCGATCCCGGGAAAATGGTCTATACCTTCGCTCTGGGTACTCAAATACTTTATGACTTTATCGATGACAATACCAAATGCGCCATCTATCCAGTTAATTACACCAATAAACCAGCTATTTCTTCACTCAATGATAATCTTATAACCATAAACAATGCGGTGGAAATCGATCTCTATGGACAGATTTGTGCCGAGTCATCTGGATTCCGTCAGATAAGTGGAACCGGAGGACAGTTCGATTTTGTTCTGGCCGGTTACCTCTCCCGGGGCGGTAAATCTTTTGTATGTATGCCTTCTTCATATAAAGCTGCGGACGGGAGTATCAAATCCAGGATATGTCCCACTCTTCCCCCGGGAGGAATTGTTACCGATACCCGTTCCATGGCCCCCATTATTGTTACCGAATACGGCAAATTCCAGCAAAAGGGCATGTCAGTTTGGCAGCGGGCGGAAGGCTTGATCGGAATTGCTCATCCCGATACCAGAGATGAATTAATTAAAGCCGCCCAGGAACAGGGCATTTGGAGAAGAAGCAACAAAATCAGCTAA